A single genomic interval of Nocardioides palaemonis harbors:
- a CDS encoding ATP-grasp domain-containing protein, producing MTPPLVHVLATDHPARSPRARLVRDLVDRLARNGVTAEVDDPDRHAHDLSVPEPLADLYVLTSGTPTALSLAGALDAVGARIVNPYPVAAACRDKIVQTRTLAAAGVPVPQSWLVTDPIQVAPHLADGPLIVKDPRGSRGRGLHVLHEQAGLADLDQEPWLVMRYHPPEGPDLKLYRIGEEVFCVERPFPARTLRETRGRLVTVSAEVEAIVRRCGDAFGIEVYGVDVERHEGRLWVVDMSAFPGFTGVPEAGRRIADVVTERLHDDVSRVPRARVTAVTP from the coding sequence ATGACTCCCCCTCTGGTCCACGTGCTCGCCACCGACCACCCGGCCCGGTCCCCGCGGGCCCGCCTGGTCCGCGACCTGGTCGACCGGCTCGCCCGCAACGGGGTCACCGCGGAGGTGGACGACCCCGACCGGCACGCCCACGACCTCAGCGTCCCGGAGCCCCTCGCGGACCTCTACGTGCTGACGTCCGGGACGCCGACCGCGCTCTCGCTGGCCGGCGCGCTCGACGCCGTCGGCGCCCGGATCGTCAACCCCTACCCCGTGGCCGCCGCGTGTCGCGACAAGATCGTCCAGACCCGCACCCTCGCCGCCGCCGGCGTCCCCGTGCCGCAGAGCTGGCTGGTCACCGACCCGATCCAGGTCGCGCCCCACCTCGCCGACGGCCCCCTCATCGTCAAGGACCCGCGCGGCTCGCGCGGTCGCGGGCTCCACGTCCTGCACGAGCAGGCCGGGCTCGCCGACCTCGACCAGGAGCCGTGGCTGGTGATGCGCTACCACCCGCCCGAGGGCCCGGACCTCAAGCTCTACCGCATCGGCGAGGAGGTCTTCTGCGTCGAGCGCCCGTTCCCGGCACGGACCCTCCGCGAGACACGCGGCCGGCTGGTCACGGTGTCGGCCGAGGTCGAGGCGATCGTGCGGCGCTGCGGTGACGCCTTCGGCATCGAGGTCTACGGTGTCGACGTCGAGCGCCACGAAGGCCGGCTCTGGGTGGTCGACATGTCCGCGTTCCCCGGCTTCACGGGCGTCCCGGAGGCCGGTCGCCGGATCGCCGACGTGGTCACCGAGCGGCTGCACGACGACGTGTCGCGCGTCCCGCGCGCCCGCGTGACGGCGGTGACGCCGTGA
- a CDS encoding multicopper oxidase family protein, translated as MASATRRNVLATMGLGTVAVAGVTLPLGQSASTKDWISTAPKPVRFTRRMPVPQPLVPTVLTDEFGEYHLYEVTETATQAQVLDPGAPTTTVLAYGPHGGAPSVPGPLIKVEQNTRVCLKVRNQLPPVHPVWGYPAATSVHLHGSASLPQYDGYADDLTQPGHWKAYWYPNHQGPRTLWYHDHAVHHTAQNVYSGLVAQYHLQNAWEKANLPQGPYDVPLTVSDAMFDSNGALAYMDRDHAGLYGDVITVNGVPWPFHEVEQRWYRFRVLVATLSRSFTFSMVNTRTGAVLPTYVVATDGGLMVPQKVTTWRHGGAERYEVMVDFSGCRIGDTVELRNASNKNNVDWVYTSKVMQLRVTSAARSTVANRVVTPPASEVNEVMTAPRTLSRRTRNIDLEHDDVTNEYLINGMSWHDIQAGSWNLFTADGPPPRPGDCEVWRIENKSGGWFHPLHIHLVDFRVLSRKGGLGKVAAWEMGPKDVVYVGEGEIVEVLVHYAMAPATYPDGRSTGQAGATADQGGRYMIHCHNLAHEDNDMMGQFLVAPAVGDADLSLTGVNHPFAAAPAV; from the coding sequence ATGGCATCAGCGACCCGACGCAACGTGCTGGCGACGATGGGCCTGGGGACCGTCGCCGTCGCCGGCGTGACGCTCCCGCTCGGCCAGTCGGCCAGCACCAAGGACTGGATCAGCACCGCACCCAAGCCGGTGCGCTTCACCCGCCGGATGCCGGTGCCGCAGCCGCTCGTGCCGACGGTGCTCACCGACGAGTTCGGCGAGTACCACCTCTACGAGGTCACGGAGACGGCCACGCAGGCGCAGGTGCTCGACCCCGGGGCTCCCACCACGACCGTGCTGGCGTACGGCCCCCACGGTGGCGCGCCGAGCGTGCCCGGCCCGCTCATCAAGGTCGAGCAGAACACGCGCGTGTGCCTGAAGGTCCGCAACCAGCTGCCGCCGGTCCACCCGGTCTGGGGCTACCCCGCGGCCACCTCGGTGCACCTGCACGGATCGGCGTCGCTGCCGCAGTACGACGGCTACGCCGACGACCTCACCCAGCCCGGGCACTGGAAGGCGTACTGGTACCCGAACCACCAGGGACCCCGCACCCTCTGGTACCACGACCACGCCGTCCACCACACCGCGCAGAACGTCTACAGCGGCCTGGTCGCGCAGTACCACCTGCAGAACGCGTGGGAGAAGGCCAACCTCCCCCAGGGGCCGTACGACGTGCCGCTGACGGTGAGTGACGCGATGTTCGACTCCAACGGCGCGCTGGCCTACATGGACCGCGACCACGCCGGGCTCTACGGCGACGTGATCACCGTCAACGGCGTCCCGTGGCCCTTCCACGAGGTCGAGCAGCGGTGGTACCGCTTCCGGGTGCTGGTCGCGACGCTGTCGCGCTCCTTCACCTTCTCGATGGTCAACACCCGCACCGGCGCGGTGCTCCCGACGTACGTCGTCGCGACCGACGGCGGGCTGATGGTGCCGCAGAAGGTCACGACGTGGCGCCACGGCGGCGCCGAGCGCTACGAGGTGATGGTCGACTTCTCCGGCTGCCGGATCGGCGACACCGTCGAGCTGCGCAACGCGAGCAACAAGAACAACGTCGACTGGGTCTACACCAGCAAGGTGATGCAGCTGCGGGTCACCTCGGCGGCGCGGAGCACGGTCGCCAACCGCGTCGTCACGCCGCCGGCGTCCGAGGTCAACGAGGTGATGACCGCTCCGCGCACCCTCTCGCGGCGCACCCGGAACATCGACCTCGAGCACGACGACGTCACCAACGAGTACCTCATCAACGGGATGTCATGGCACGACATCCAGGCCGGCAGCTGGAACCTCTTCACCGCCGACGGCCCGCCGCCGCGCCCCGGGGACTGCGAGGTGTGGAGGATCGAGAACAAGTCGGGCGGCTGGTTTCACCCCCTCCACATCCACCTCGTCGACTTCCGCGTGCTGTCGCGCAAGGGCGGCCTCGGCAAGGTCGCCGCGTGGGAGATGGGCCCCAAGGACGTGGTCTACGTCGGCGAGGGCGAGATCGTCGAGGTGCTGGTGCACTACGCGATGGCGCCCGCCACCTACCCCGACGGCCGCTCCACCGGCCAGGCCGGCGCGACCGCCGACCAGGGTGGGCGCTACATGATCCACTGCCACAACCTCGCCCACGAGGACAACGACATGATGGGCCAGTTCCTCGTGGCGCCGGCCGTCGGCGACGCCGACCTGAGCCTCACGGGCGTCAACCACCCCTTCGCCGCCGCTCCGGCGGTCTGA
- the lepB gene encoding signal peptidase I, with protein MRGPSARTSALAAATLCVVAGVGVVRATVVEPVRIDSSSMSPTLHAGDVVLISRHAPDPGSLERGDLVVFAMPGDGTRAIKRVVGLPGESVVVLDGVLHVDGHAVPEAYVDPRWVDGSYTRTFEVPDDAVLVMGDNRPNSIDSRDYGPVPADDLLGEVLVRIWPVS; from the coding sequence GTGCGCGGGCCGTCCGCACGCACCTCCGCCCTGGCGGCCGCCACGCTCTGCGTGGTCGCCGGGGTGGGGGTCGTCCGCGCCACGGTCGTCGAGCCGGTGCGGATCGACTCCTCCAGCATGTCGCCCACGCTGCACGCGGGCGACGTGGTCCTGATCTCGCGCCACGCGCCCGACCCGGGCTCGCTGGAGCGGGGTGACCTCGTCGTCTTCGCGATGCCGGGCGACGGCACCCGGGCGATCAAGCGGGTCGTGGGGCTGCCCGGCGAGAGCGTGGTCGTCCTCGACGGGGTGCTGCACGTCGACGGGCACGCGGTGCCGGAGGCGTACGTCGACCCGCGCTGGGTGGACGGCTCCTACACCCGGACCTTCGAGGTCCCCGACGACGCCGTGCTCGTGATGGGTGACAACCGCCCCAACTCGATCGACTCCCGCGACTACGGTCCGGTGCCGGCCGACGACCTGCTCGGCGAGGTGCTGGTGCGGATCTGGCCGGTGTCCTGA
- a CDS encoding PKD domain-containing protein, producing MHTTPRPGRRTRLLLVAAVALNLTVAGAGLVASAISPPPAHQGGTAGLKQVGPIDEANGFPLWYKDTNNVKLELCLDPNDANCIMGDIPDPTKPVSFPDNFPDEAFWAVADTSIDYGSGTAQLVTAVEAAFGGGPVKAGDQVSFGRIRLRASGLIDNAEYTLTHPFGVDRITAEPGAFKGINMTEDIGSLTPDGVFDQTLGSRPGPFLKWDPAVAPAAPAGYLGDVTQEHAVVGSPYNTNFFRVEGPRGSFTGSTQLCTNPALGNDPVALDDCIQTNTFLVQGKIATRMGVQATQATYSTAGAGQMLDIFATSETGQQIVVKGTGVPQTRMREDASRPGRYYARVLTDGPPPSDLVVTNVSDSPATVDHIAPSLFGDKVHVASAVYDNDSRTLTVIAESGADGATLSLQGDLPRVTPTVAQGRTTWTIPNLAVPPPEVTVTSAKGGSDSDDVVVTGGEDTALDVTAVITSDATQVQTNQTLTLDGLASAGTVSSYAWSVTPATGARLTPVGTNGSSVTFVATAAGTYEVALTVTGRSSTSTARTTITVASPNVAPVADAGADLAGVIPTSTVTLDGTASQYASAYAWTQAGTDAVQVTLKNPNTANPTFVVPASTQPLTLSFTLTITDVNGTTATDAVRVVTDPGTVTVASASYKRGNTEWRVRGSAKHCSASNLMSIYWNKPGSTPVLLGTATPALALGVCDFDFRLKNTPTALRPTAAGTVTVRSAYGAESGPFGFALQ from the coding sequence ATGCACACCACCCCACGCCCAGGACGGCGGACGAGACTTCTCCTCGTCGCCGCCGTCGCCCTCAATCTGACAGTCGCGGGGGCGGGTCTCGTCGCCTCCGCCATCTCCCCGCCACCGGCGCACCAGGGCGGCACCGCCGGCCTCAAGCAGGTGGGCCCGATCGACGAGGCCAACGGCTTCCCGCTCTGGTACAAGGACACCAACAACGTCAAGCTCGAGCTCTGCCTCGACCCCAACGACGCGAACTGCATCATGGGCGACATCCCCGACCCGACGAAGCCCGTGTCGTTCCCCGACAACTTCCCGGACGAGGCGTTCTGGGCGGTCGCCGACACCTCCATCGACTACGGCTCCGGCACCGCCCAGCTCGTGACGGCGGTGGAGGCCGCCTTCGGCGGTGGGCCCGTCAAGGCCGGCGACCAGGTCAGCTTCGGGCGGATCCGGCTGCGGGCCTCGGGACTGATCGACAACGCCGAGTACACCCTCACCCACCCGTTCGGCGTCGACAGGATCACCGCCGAGCCGGGTGCGTTCAAGGGCATCAACATGACCGAGGACATCGGCTCGCTGACCCCCGACGGCGTCTTCGACCAGACCCTCGGCAGCCGCCCCGGCCCGTTCCTCAAGTGGGACCCGGCGGTCGCGCCGGCCGCCCCGGCCGGCTACCTCGGTGACGTCACCCAGGAGCACGCGGTCGTGGGCAGCCCCTACAACACCAACTTCTTCCGGGTGGAGGGCCCGCGCGGCTCCTTCACCGGGTCGACGCAGCTCTGCACCAACCCGGCGCTGGGCAACGACCCCGTCGCCCTCGACGACTGCATCCAGACCAACACCTTCCTCGTCCAGGGCAAGATCGCGACCCGCATGGGCGTGCAGGCGACGCAGGCGACCTACTCCACGGCGGGAGCGGGCCAGATGCTCGACATCTTCGCCACCAGCGAGACCGGGCAGCAGATCGTCGTCAAGGGCACCGGCGTGCCGCAGACCCGGATGCGCGAGGACGCCTCCCGCCCGGGCCGCTACTACGCGCGCGTCCTCACCGACGGTCCGCCCCCGTCCGACCTGGTGGTCACCAACGTGTCGGACTCCCCCGCCACGGTCGACCACATCGCCCCGTCGCTGTTCGGCGACAAGGTCCACGTCGCCAGCGCGGTCTACGACAACGACAGCCGCACCCTGACGGTCATCGCGGAGTCGGGTGCCGACGGCGCGACGTTGAGCCTCCAGGGCGACCTGCCCCGGGTCACCCCGACGGTGGCGCAGGGACGGACGACCTGGACCATCCCGAACCTCGCCGTCCCGCCGCCCGAGGTCACCGTCACGTCCGCCAAGGGCGGGTCCGACTCCGACGACGTGGTCGTCACCGGCGGTGAGGACACCGCGCTCGACGTCACGGCGGTCATCACCTCCGACGCCACGCAGGTGCAGACCAACCAGACGCTGACCCTCGACGGCCTCGCCTCCGCGGGCACCGTGTCGAGCTACGCCTGGAGCGTCACGCCGGCCACCGGCGCCCGGTTGACCCCGGTCGGGACCAACGGGTCCTCGGTGACCTTCGTGGCGACGGCGGCCGGGACCTACGAGGTCGCGCTGACCGTCACCGGCAGGTCCAGCACCAGCACCGCGCGGACGACGATCACGGTGGCCTCGCCCAACGTCGCGCCGGTGGCCGACGCCGGGGCCGACCTGGCCGGGGTGATCCCGACCTCGACGGTGACGCTGGACGGCACGGCGTCGCAGTACGCCTCGGCGTACGCCTGGACGCAGGCCGGGACCGACGCGGTCCAGGTGACGCTGAAGAACCCGAACACCGCGAACCCGACGTTCGTGGTGCCCGCCTCGACCCAGCCGCTGACGCTCAGCTTCACCCTCACCATCACCGACGTCAACGGCACCACCGCCACCGACGCGGTGCGGGTCGTCACCGACCCGGGCACGGTGACCGTGGCGAGCGCGTCCTACAAGCGCGGCAACACGGAGTGGCGGGTCAGGGGCAGCGCCAAGCACTGCTCGGCGAGCAACCTGATGAGCATCTACTGGAACAAGCCCGGGTCGACCCCGGTCCTGCTCGGGACGGCGACGCCGGCCCTGGCCCTCGGGGTCTGCGACTTCGACTTCCGGCTGAAGAACACGCCCACCGCGCTGCGGCCCACCGCAGCCGGCACGGTCACCGTGCGCTCGGCCTACGGAGCGGAGTCCGGCCCGTTCGGGTTCGCCCTGCAGTGA
- a CDS encoding copper homeostasis protein CutC, whose protein sequence is MPLPSPLVEICLEDVGGAALAAAAGADALEVCAGLVEGGTTPTPGFVRHCAEQAPGLEVRVLVRPRGGDFVHSAAEVDVMVADVEVLRATVPDGTRLGFVVGTLTPDGEVDAAVVRRLVAACGPAPVTFHKAFDSVPDQRSALALLRDLGVTRVLTSGGPGPAVDHLPALAELVRIAGDDVRVAVGGGVRPTNVAHVVAATGAREVHLRAPGTVASAGRSAGYDDGGRSVTDAGVLAEVMAALGR, encoded by the coding sequence GTGCCGCTGCCCTCACCCCTGGTCGAGATCTGCCTGGAGGACGTCGGGGGAGCGGCGCTCGCCGCGGCCGCCGGGGCCGACGCGCTGGAGGTGTGCGCAGGGCTCGTCGAGGGCGGCACCACCCCGACTCCCGGCTTCGTCCGGCACTGCGCGGAGCAGGCGCCGGGCCTCGAGGTCCGCGTCCTCGTCCGCCCGCGCGGCGGCGACTTCGTGCACTCCGCCGCCGAGGTCGACGTGATGGTCGCCGACGTCGAGGTGCTGCGGGCGACGGTGCCGGACGGGACCCGGCTGGGCTTCGTGGTCGGCACGCTGACGCCCGACGGCGAGGTCGACGCCGCCGTCGTACGCCGTCTCGTCGCCGCCTGCGGCCCGGCCCCGGTCACCTTCCACAAGGCCTTCGACTCGGTGCCCGACCAGCGCTCCGCACTGGCGCTCCTGCGCGACCTCGGCGTGACGCGGGTGCTGACCTCGGGCGGCCCCGGACCCGCGGTCGACCACCTCCCCGCGCTGGCCGAGCTGGTCCGCATCGCCGGCGACGACGTGCGGGTCGCGGTCGGGGGCGGCGTACGCCCCACCAACGTCGCGCACGTCGTGGCCGCCACCGGGGCCCGCGAGGTGCACCTGCGGGCGCCGGGCACGGTCGCGTCCGCCGGTCGCTCGGCCGGCTACGACGACGGCGGCCGCAGCGTCACCGACGCCGGGGTGCTGGCCGAGGTGATGGCGGCGCTGGGTCGCTGA
- a CDS encoding phosphatase PAP2 family protein has product MPSPTPTPAPTPASDHPAATAPATAPATAPTSMTAGGPAPRLLARPWTFLVANAALMGVVTFLASHALDRPVADPEGSFLGPSWVRLPVLCLAAIVLDLLPRALWVGRLHPAGTVRAARERLRTHWTGARLLLVTVGISCFYVVYVAYRNLKSLLPLIREEKYDSELWRMDRLLFLGHDPATVLQDLLGRDVTAHVLSTVYLTYIPLVAILVTVWLVWSRNIGFGWWFVTAQGVAWTLGTVSYYLLPTLGPGIMYPWLASDLVPNGTSDLMDSLVASRHGFLWGDGDYQGVAGFASLHTAIALLWALMARHTVRSRTVQRVFWVNFALTVVATLYFGWHYVADDLAGAVIALVAFRVGAWATGHDPALKVSPTAGAKGVDDHDTLADSRTEPRCTPPHAQDGGRDFSSSPPSPSI; this is encoded by the coding sequence GTGCCCTCCCCGACGCCGACCCCTGCGCCGACGCCGGCCAGCGACCACCCGGCCGCCACCGCCCCTGCCACCGCCCCTGCCACCGCCCCGACCTCGATGACCGCCGGCGGGCCCGCGCCACGCCTGCTCGCGCGGCCCTGGACGTTCCTGGTCGCCAACGCCGCGCTGATGGGCGTGGTCACCTTCCTCGCCAGCCACGCGCTGGACCGGCCGGTGGCCGACCCCGAGGGCAGCTTCCTCGGCCCCTCGTGGGTACGCCTGCCGGTGCTGTGCCTCGCGGCGATCGTGCTCGACCTGCTGCCGCGCGCCCTGTGGGTGGGCCGGCTGCACCCGGCCGGCACCGTCCGCGCGGCGCGCGAGCGCCTGCGTACGCACTGGACCGGCGCGCGGCTGCTGCTGGTGACGGTCGGGATCTCGTGCTTCTACGTGGTCTACGTCGCCTACCGGAACCTCAAGTCGCTGCTCCCGCTCATCCGCGAGGAGAAGTACGACAGCGAGCTGTGGCGGATGGACCGGCTGCTCTTCCTCGGCCACGACCCGGCGACCGTGCTGCAGGACCTGCTGGGCCGCGACGTGACCGCCCACGTGCTCTCCACCGTCTACCTCACCTACATCCCGTTGGTCGCGATCCTCGTGACGGTGTGGCTGGTCTGGTCGCGCAACATCGGCTTCGGCTGGTGGTTCGTCACCGCACAGGGCGTCGCGTGGACCCTCGGCACGGTCTCCTACTACCTGCTCCCGACCCTCGGCCCCGGGATCATGTACCCCTGGCTGGCCAGCGACCTGGTGCCCAACGGCACCTCGGACCTGATGGACTCCCTCGTCGCGTCCCGGCACGGCTTCCTCTGGGGCGACGGCGACTACCAGGGCGTGGCCGGCTTCGCGAGCCTGCACACCGCGATCGCCCTCCTCTGGGCGCTGATGGCGCGCCACACCGTCCGCAGCCGGACCGTCCAGCGGGTGTTCTGGGTCAACTTCGCCCTCACCGTCGTCGCCACCCTCTACTTCGGGTGGCACTACGTCGCCGACGACCTCGCCGGCGCCGTGATCGCGCTGGTCGCCTTCCGGGTCGGCGCATGGGCGACCGGGCACGACCCGGCGCTCAAGGTTTCCCCAACCGCGGGAGCGAAGGGTGTCGACGATCACGACACCCTCGCCGACTCGCGGACGGAGCCCCGATGCACACCACCCCACGCCCAGGACGGCGGACGAGACTTCTCCTCGTCGCCGCCGTCGCCCTCAATCTGA
- a CDS encoding cytochrome c oxidase assembly protein, which translates to MDEREPGRRSRAALGAGLVALLVSALVLGSVASGAGPVRAPAGIPDAGPWTGWALRLAEVAALVAAVLTSGSLLVATVLVGHDEHRDAEACAVRDRAVRSAARTAAAWLVASVAAAVLVVADARAVPVTRVVGRLLAGDEPWRELVATAPGAARGHLLAALAAAVVVALTLRAADRRAAAAALALTLLGLLPPRLAGHAGAVADQDVVATGIVVHVVAAAVWVGGLVGLLVHLRRSPALRSAALGRFSALAGGAYLALAVSGAASASVHLASWSAWSSGYGALVLAKVALLALLGWCGALHRRRLRDASYAVRAPFARLAVAEVALMAVAGGLAAALSRTPLPVAQVAPEHGTSHPGLPAVVQPVSAWLLVSAVRPNALALLVVAGLLVAYRVAVRRLVAAGGSWPERRLHAATAAAVLAVLVLCSGLATYAPAMLSVQVLQLLLMLLVVPAVVVRAAPARLWRRPVDPVAGAVAVGGLLVLVYRTPLLEVSQRSHWVHLTLLLAATAAGTYHLSALAPHGGGGEQAPRQAAGSAARLAPLLPAACLGVLGAQLLLGDRLVAGRWFLELRWGWVDAAADQRLAGLLALVATAGLLLTGVAARTGAVAQDTGQIRTSTSPSRSSAGTGP; encoded by the coding sequence ATGGACGAGCGCGAGCCCGGGCGCAGGAGCCGTGCCGCGCTCGGCGCGGGACTGGTGGCGCTCCTCGTCAGCGCCCTCGTGCTCGGCTCGGTGGCCAGCGGTGCCGGCCCCGTCCGCGCGCCGGCCGGCATCCCCGACGCCGGACCCTGGACCGGGTGGGCGCTCCGCCTCGCGGAGGTGGCGGCGCTGGTGGCGGCGGTGCTGACGTCGGGCTCGCTGCTGGTGGCGACGGTGCTGGTCGGCCACGACGAGCACCGCGACGCCGAGGCGTGTGCGGTGCGGGACCGGGCCGTACGCTCCGCCGCCCGCACTGCCGCCGCCTGGCTGGTGGCGTCGGTCGCGGCCGCGGTGCTCGTCGTGGCCGACGCACGGGCGGTCCCGGTCACCCGCGTGGTGGGTCGGCTGCTGGCCGGCGACGAGCCGTGGCGCGAGCTCGTGGCGACCGCTCCGGGCGCGGCGCGCGGTCACCTGCTCGCGGCGCTCGCGGCGGCGGTCGTCGTCGCCCTCACCCTGCGCGCCGCCGACCGCCGTGCAGCCGCCGCAGCCCTGGCGCTCACGCTCCTCGGGCTCCTCCCGCCACGGCTCGCGGGCCACGCCGGAGCGGTCGCCGACCAGGACGTGGTCGCCACCGGGATCGTGGTGCACGTGGTCGCCGCCGCCGTCTGGGTCGGCGGCCTGGTCGGGCTCCTGGTCCACCTGCGTCGCTCGCCCGCGCTCCGCAGCGCCGCGCTCGGCAGGTTCAGCGCACTGGCCGGCGGCGCCTACCTCGCGCTCGCCGTGTCGGGGGCCGCGTCGGCCAGCGTGCATCTGGCGTCGTGGTCGGCCTGGTCGAGCGGCTACGGCGCGCTGGTGCTGGCCAAGGTGGCGCTGCTCGCGCTGCTCGGCTGGTGCGGCGCGCTGCACCGCCGCCGGCTCCGGGACGCCTCGTACGCCGTCCGGGCGCCCTTCGCCCGCCTGGCCGTCGCGGAGGTGGCGTTGATGGCCGTGGCCGGTGGCCTCGCCGCAGCCCTCTCCCGCACGCCGCTGCCGGTCGCCCAGGTGGCGCCCGAGCACGGCACCAGCCACCCCGGGCTACCGGCGGTCGTGCAGCCGGTGTCCGCGTGGCTGCTGGTCTCGGCCGTACGTCCCAACGCGCTGGCCCTGCTGGTCGTCGCCGGCCTGCTCGTCGCCTACCGGGTCGCGGTGCGCCGCCTCGTCGCGGCGGGCGGGTCGTGGCCCGAGCGGCGCCTGCACGCCGCCACGGCGGCCGCGGTGCTCGCGGTGCTCGTGCTGTGCTCCGGCCTGGCGACCTACGCGCCCGCGATGCTGAGCGTCCAGGTCCTCCAGCTGCTGCTGATGCTGCTGGTCGTCCCTGCGGTGGTCGTCCGCGCCGCCCCGGCGCGCCTGTGGCGCCGGCCGGTCGACCCGGTCGCGGGTGCCGTCGCCGTCGGCGGCCTGCTCGTCCTCGTCTACCGCACCCCGCTGCTCGAGGTCTCGCAGCGCTCGCACTGGGTCCACCTGACCCTGCTCCTCGCCGCCACTGCGGCCGGCACGTACCACCTGTCGGCCCTTGCCCCCCACGGAGGCGGCGGGGAGCAGGCCCCCCGGCAGGCCGCGGGGAGCGCGGCGCGGCTCGCGCCGCTGCTGCCCGCGGCCTGCCTCGGCGTGCTCGGCGCCCAGCTGCTGCTCGGCGACCGCCTGGTCGCGGGTCGGTGGTTCCTCGAGCTGCGCTGGGGCTGGGTCGATGCCGCCGCGGACCAGCGGCTCGCCGGGCTGCTCGCGCTCGTGGCCACCGCCGGGCTGCTCCTCACGGGCGTCGCCGCCCGGACCGGCGCGGTCGCTCAGGACACCGGCCAGATCCGCACCAGCACCTCGCCGAGCAGGTCGTCGGCCGGCACCGGACCGTAG
- a CDS encoding NADPH:quinone reductase, with product MRAVVYTESGDASVLELVEREAAEPGPGEVRVRIVRAGVNPTDWKFRAGGMGKLAFPEIVPGQDGAGAVEELGPDVTSLAVGDRVWTMLAQHQRPGGTAQEQVVVPVDRLTVLPDGASYDLGASLGVPAVTAHRALTTSEDGPSRLAPGALDGTTVLVAGGAGAVGNAAIQLARWAGATVITTVSGEEKGALATAAGAHHVVNYREGDLVEQVRAIAPDGVDLVVEVAPAQNLRTDLKLIRPRGTIAIYANNGGDEVTLSVRETFSTNARFQWVLLYTVGPAALRAAAEDITAAIADGALGVGEEHGLPLHHFTLEDTAAAHAAVEDGAVGKVLIDVADR from the coding sequence ATGCGAGCTGTGGTCTACACCGAGAGCGGGGACGCGAGCGTCCTGGAGCTGGTCGAGCGCGAGGCCGCCGAGCCCGGGCCGGGCGAGGTCCGGGTGCGGATCGTGCGGGCCGGGGTCAACCCGACGGACTGGAAGTTCCGCGCCGGCGGGATGGGGAAGCTGGCCTTCCCCGAGATCGTCCCCGGCCAGGACGGCGCGGGCGCCGTCGAGGAACTGGGTCCCGACGTCACCTCCCTCGCCGTGGGCGACCGGGTGTGGACGATGCTGGCCCAGCACCAGCGTCCGGGCGGCACGGCGCAGGAGCAGGTCGTGGTGCCGGTGGACCGGCTGACCGTGCTTCCCGACGGGGCGTCGTACGACCTCGGCGCCTCGCTCGGCGTCCCCGCCGTCACCGCCCACCGGGCGCTGACCACCTCCGAGGACGGCCCGAGCCGGCTCGCGCCCGGCGCCCTCGACGGCACGACCGTGCTGGTCGCCGGCGGTGCCGGCGCCGTCGGCAACGCCGCGATCCAGCTCGCCCGCTGGGCCGGCGCGACGGTCATCACCACGGTGAGCGGTGAGGAGAAGGGCGCGCTGGCGACCGCCGCGGGCGCGCACCACGTCGTGAACTACCGCGAGGGCGACCTCGTCGAGCAGGTCCGGGCGATCGCCCCCGACGGCGTCGACCTCGTCGTCGAGGTCGCCCCCGCGCAGAACCTGCGGACCGACCTGAAGCTGATCCGCCCGCGGGGCACGATCGCGATCTACGCCAACAACGGCGGCGACGAGGTCACGCTGAGCGTGCGCGAGACCTTCTCCACCAATGCCCGCTTCCAGTGGGTGCTGCTCTACACCGTCGGCCCCGCCGCTCTCCGCGCCGCGGCGGAGGACATCACCGCCGCGATCGCCGACGGCGCCCTCGGGGTGGGTGAGGAGCACGGCCTCCCGCTGCACCACTTCACGCTCGAGGACACCGCCGCCGCGCACGCCGCCGTCGAGGACGGGGCGGTCGGCAAGGTGCTGATCGACGTCGCCGACCGGTAG